The DNA window AAAATTTtggttatatttataattatttattttttctcatttatttttttatttaggcaTTCAGATATACATAtggaaaaatatagaaaaagtgAAAATGTTAATCTTTTTGAACTTTTCTATTGCTTTGTTTTAAgaatgaaaaatggaaaatgtATTATGATACATCTTTCTTCAAATTCCAAAATCACATCATAAATTATTTCataagtcttttttttttcatacgaTGCCTGTTCTCAAACATATTGCTTATATAGTAGTAACAAGATTGGGTTTTTTtagttacttttattttttatattaaaagtgAGTCATAAGAAGTGgaagaaaaataatacaaatatcaTTTCTCATTTTAACATGCGGCTTATGGTTTTTTATATAACTGGCTACTTTTCTGCCAAGACTTGGGATCTCTAATCCCTCGTTTATAATATGGTTTCAACCTGTGTCAACCAAAGGATGAAATGCAACAAACGTTGATATACAatgttttgaaataatttttggaTTCAATATTATGATCACAGAAGCCCCAATGGCAATACATTGTTGCAAGTTTGCAACTAGGAGCCCTGTTTGGTGAAGGAAAATGTACAATCGTAATTTTTTGTGGACATACATTCACATTTCACAAATGCTGATCAATGAATAATGTTCTTCTTCCATGCCCTTCAGTAAGAAAGTAAATTACTATATTGGAAGAAGGATTACTCTGGCCTTCAGAGATCAATGAATGGATCTCAGAATTTGACATTTTGCTTCAAGTATACAACTATCTCTTGCTGAAGAGAACAAAACAAAAGGAACAATTCAGGTCTTCCAATTATTAAAGCTTGCAATGAATCACAATCAAAGAGTCTGAGAGTATAATGATAGATTACTTACAATCAAACTTAGAAGAATGCATCCAGCAGCACCAGGAAACAAAGCATACCAGAAATTCAAGTGATGCAATTTAACGGCGTCGATGAAAAGCAACGGCAAGCTTGCAGCTGCATATGTTAATTAGTCGAATAAATAGCATAACTGTTTCAGCTTATCAAAGATGTAACTAATTCATGACAAATAATGCTTACGAGGCTCCTTCTACTCATATCAGCTTAAActtttagaataaattattttacaatGCAGCTTTAACAACGGATATTAGTAGAATTGTATTTGTAGTGAAAATACCTGGTGGATGAACGGTGCCGGTGAAGATCATGTAGGCAATGCAGGCAGAGAGAGCAGCACTCCTAGCGAGCCATCCGGGTCCGAATATGGTGAATGCGAGAACACCAATGGCTGCACAACCTATTTGAGCCATGAACATGTTGTACTTCTGCATAACGAACCACATTAGTCTTATCAACGCGGTAAAGAAGAGAATAGGGAGAACGGAATGGAATAATACCCTGGCAGCAGGTGCAGAGGGTGTGGCGAAGAGGACAGCAGAAACTGCACCTAAAGGCGCAATCGTCATTGAGAGGCCCTTTGGTGCCAATAGCTGATCCATCTTTCCCAGCAGTGCCATTGCCGCAAATGCCCCTGTTCATTTGAGTGATCCAAACAAGTGAATACAaacagagaaagagaaagagagagattgaTTGTGTTGACCTGCAGAAGGCCAGAGAATGTCGCTGAGGGAAGGAGTTGAGGCTGATTTGAGGGGTTTCCAGTCATCCCATAGGGAGGGGGAAGGCGAAGCCACGTCGCTTGATGCCACAATCCCATGCGGTTGTCTCCTCCTTCTTGCCAAATAGTTCAGACTCAATCCCTTTCGGTTAATCAATGACAAGGAACCATAATTTGAGAGTGAAAACCTGAGTCCAATTCCAATTCCAATTGCAGAGGACATTTCTCAACTCTCTCAAAACAGTGGAATAGTTGAAACAATAGAAACCACCGTTGAGCCGTTGTAACACAACTCATTAGCCTTTCAACACCGCCAAAGGTCACAAACGGAGAgacacaaaaacaaaaatagaaaatacaagGGTAGAGGTGGGGGCATTGTCGACATTTTGAAAAGAGTGGTTGATTNNNNNNNNNNNNNNNNNNNNNNNNNNNNNTTGTTTAGTAgcttatttataaaaatattataattataataaaaattaatcactatatactatatatttatattctaaaatatatttCATATGAAGgactgaatttaaaaaatatatttaacatgATTACTCGTTTATAACTATATTCTGAAAATCTATCGTCACCGCCCCGtcaacagagaacaaaaacttATCTATCGAGGATTGTCCACCACCATTAGCAGTGGGAAGTagtgcttttttttttggtcaagagTGGGAAGTAGTGCTTGATTGCTTTCCCTTCTCTTTCACTTTGTGGACTGGACTGGACTACTCTACTACTTGGGCCTTTTGCAAACCATCATTTCTTCACATACAAAACACTAATGTTGAGCTAAACTCTATCAAGTCTAGCTAAATTCTGGACTCAACACACAACCAATCAAACCTAATTGTAAAACATAAGGCTAGCCCAAAACAAATTTACCAGGTAGCTAAAGTTTATGAATCTGTTTTACCCCAAAAACAATACTTATGAATCTGTTTACATAACAGGAACATAATTCGTCAACACTATAAATATTCTGTCATCATAGACATATCTCAAAAGAATAACATATACATGGCATAAGTTCAAGAGGTATAAAATAAGTGATATATCACGAGTTAATCAATTGGATTGGGccaaaaataatttgaatgaaCTGTATTCGGTGTTTTTTTGGAGACACAAAAAACTTTTATCCTATTAGAcagaattatttatataaatcaaataattgtCATTATATCATATCATACACATAAATCTCTTTTGAGTACCACGTGATAAAGAGACGGGAGACGTACTATTGGACTATATAATTGGTTTCTATATAAGACTAGGCAATATGTAAATATATTacactaattaaaataaataaaaagtgtaTTACGCGTTTAAGTGAAATTTTTATTGCTCGTTGCATGCCAACAGACTCGCATAGTTGcatgtaggggtgttcatggttTGGTTAATCtaaaaaccaaattagttttttggttaaccaaaaatATAGTATTGGTTAATTAATCAAATTGGTTTTACATGATGAAACCGGTTATTAATTGgttagtaaaatttaaaatcggTTTTTAACCggttattaaattaaaaatcggtttttaaaaaataaccgatttttatatagaaaaaccagtttttatattaaaaaattggttttatACTAAAAACCGGTTTTTACATAAAAAAccagtttttatactaaaaaattggtttttatacaaaaattggtttttacatgtaaaaatagatttttacacaaaaattaatatttttacatacaaaaacctaaatttttaaaccttttttaaattgaattttttaatctaattttttctttctaaataatACGTGTAACATTATAACTAATGAAATCCCTTCCATTGCTTttgttcctttttctttcttatctcttttcagcattttctataaataattttttctaatataaataactttCTTTCTAAATGATACGAGTAACTTTTTCTTATCTCCTGCTTCCCATCTCTCTCGTTTTCTCTCcccctcttcttctctcttccttctctctctctctctctttctctctctctctctctccccttctcctctttctcccccttccctctctttctcttcctctctctccccctcctcTCTATCTATCTCTCTCTCCCAATTTCTCCTCTTTCTCCCCTCCCCTTTCTTTCTCGCTATCCTtatctccctctctctccccatgctctctctctccccttccctctttctctctcccctcCTCTCcatctctccttctctctccccTCCTCTCTTTTTCtgtctctctccttctctctctctctttcctctctctttctccctcTTTGTCCTCTttttatctctcttttttttctttctcttcctctgtcttctccttctctctcttctctctcactttagagagaagaggagaaaaGAGATAGAAGAGAGATAGAGATTGAGAGAaggttgagagagagagaaaagagagaggagagagagaaaagaagaaaagaaaagagagaggagcgagagagagagagagagaaaagagaaaaaagagatagagaaagagATGGGAGgaaaaggggagagagagagagagaggaaggagaggggagaaagagagagagagaaggaaaaagagaggagaaaggagagagagaaggataggagaggagagagaggaggaggagagatagAAAAAGGGGGAGAGATGATTAGAGAGAGAAAtaggaggagagagaggaagagagagaagggagggggagaaagagggcaaggagagagagagagagagaggagagaaagtGAGAGAGCGAAGAGAAGgcgagagagacagagagagaaagagagagagggagagaaggagagagagaaagagggaaagcgagagagggagagaaggatagagagacaaggaagagagaaagaaagatgaGGTGGAGAAAGAGggaaaggggagagagagagagatgNNNNNNNNNNNNNNNNNNNNNNNNNNNNNNNNNNNNNNNNNNNNNNNNNNNNNNNNNNNNNNNNNNNNNNNNNNNNNNNNNNNNNNNNNNNNNNNNNNNNNNNNNNNNNNNNNNNNNNNNNNNNNNNNNNNNNNgaaaagagagagaggagggggagagagaaagggagaggaggaggagagagagagagagggagagagaagggaaaAAGAGAGataggaggagagagagaaaatgagagagagagagagagatgataaagaagggagggagagagaaagagagaggaagggagagagagagagagagagagaggagagagagagagaaagagtatgtaatttggttttgaaattaggttttgattttaatttggttttggttttggttaaccggttaaaaaccgatttttttaaatttggttttggttaaccaattctaaaaaatatgaatatagtttttaaaattgttttattaaaCTGGTTAACCACAATGTGGTTATGATTTTTTAACCGGTTAACCacattttggtttttttatgaaCACCCCTAGTTGCATGAGCCAAACCAAAGAGTGGTGCATGTTTCTGTATATCAGGGATGAATGAAATTTCAATACTTAAAAATAATAGCAAGAACGGAGCTAATTCCAAACACCAAACCCACTGCAATGTCCAATTGTCTCTCTTCAATGCTACAGGAAGAGAATGAGGCAAATGTATTCACAAAGCCACTTAGTTGCACCAATTCTCATTTGTCACTGGAACATACAACAAAATCTACAAAAAGCCACAAAGGGTGGCATGAAGCACTGACAAAactagaatacttatgcagtaGCAGTAGCACTAGCACTACCAACAATTAAGGACTACTTCGATTTTTCTTTGTCAGCGTCTCAGCGATCTGACTGAGACTCGTAGAATTCGCTAGGACAAGGAGACATAACTTCTTGCTCAAGCAACTGTAACACCTCATTCATCGATGGACGTTCTTCCGCATTTCCATCCGTGCATCTTGCTGCTATATCAAGAATCCCCTCAAGAGTCCCTGCATCCACATTGGTGCATCTTTTGTCTACCACATCATCCAATCTGTTTTCTCTCAGCAATGTGTTCATCTGCACCGAACAATTACCAAAACATAAAACATCATCGTGGCTGAAAATTTTGCAGACCTTAAAGTGATCAACATTGAATGAGTTATAGAGCTTACCCAACCAACAACATTTAAACCTCGCTTTGCGAAGGAAGGATCAGTAGGCCTCTTTCCAGTTATAAGTTCTAGCAATAGAACTCCAAAGCTATACACATCTGACTTTTCAGTGGCTCTACCACTTTGAAGGTACTCTGGTTCGCATATAAATACAAAACCATCAATCAATTAATGGAGTTTCATTAGCTTTGGCACCATAAAATTCAGTTTAGATATGATGCAAACAGGAAAGAGCTTCAATAATTGATGCATTGATGATAAAATTGTAATTTCAAGAGCTAAAAGttagtaatttaattttgttaatgttAACATTATCAAATGAATAACTTGTATTCTGTCCTGACATTCTTATTTATCTCCACATTAATATCTAAGGAATTTTACTTTGCAAGGGACAACATTAAATTGTAAAATCTGATTTTCTAGTGTTGAAATCTGAAATATTT is part of the Arachis duranensis cultivar V14167 chromosome 1, aradu.V14167.gnm2.J7QH, whole genome shotgun sequence genome and encodes:
- the LOC107467653 gene encoding uncharacterized protein LOC107467653, translating into MSSAIGIGIGLRFSLSNYGSLSLINRKGLSLNYLARRRRQPHGIVASSDVASPSPSLWDDWKPLKSASTPSLSDILWPSAGAFAAMALLGKMDQLLAPKGLSMTIAPLGAVSAVLFATPSAPAARKYNMFMAQIGCAAIGVLAFTIFGPGWLARSAALSACIAYMIFTGTVHPPAASLPLLFIDAVKLHHLNFWYALFPGAAGCILLSLIQEIVVYLKQNVKF